In one window of uncultured Campylobacter sp. DNA:
- a CDS encoding nitrate reductase cytochrome c-type subunit, whose protein sequence is MKARILAGLACAVLIFSGCAEAKEEQKSSSSAQTQKTEQIKTNSDKKEKVKLKDGKDAKDLNILRAANDVTDEDDIKLADINWTKPAAGESKRYDRSFENAPPLIPHDLEGLIPITADNNMCVSCHMPEVAKDVGATPIPKSHLYSIRNKKDLEGKLSDDRFNCTTCHVPQANVEAKFKNNFKPEYRDANSTSRSNLLDVLNEGVR, encoded by the coding sequence ATGAAGGCGAGAATTTTGGCGGGATTGGCATGCGCCGTCCTCATATTTTCGGGCTGTGCCGAAGCTAAAGAAGAGCAAAAATCATCTAGCTCCGCGCAAACTCAAAAAACGGAGCAGATAAAAACTAACTCCGATAAAAAAGAAAAAGTAAAGCTAAAAGACGGTAAAGACGCCAAAGACTTAAATATCTTGCGCGCCGCTAACGACGTTACCGACGAAGACGATATAAAACTAGCCGATATCAACTGGACCAAACCGGCCGCTGGCGAATCAAAAAGATACGACCGCTCTTTTGAAAACGCTCCTCCGCTAATCCCTCATGATTTAGAAGGACTCATCCCTATCACGGCGGATAATAATATGTGCGTTAGCTGCCATATGCCAGAAGTCGCAAAAGACGTCGGCGCAACTCCGATCCCTAAATCGCACCTTTATAGCATAAGGAACAAAAAGGATCTTGAGGGTAAGCTTAGCGACGACCGCTTTAACTGCACTACGTGCCACGTACCGCAGGCTAACGTGGAGGCTAAATTTAAAAATAACTTTAAGCCTGAGTATCGCGACGCAAACTCGACAAGTCGCTCAAACCTCCTTGACGTGCTAAACGAAGGCGTCAGATAA
- a CDS encoding major outer membrane protein produces the protein MKLAKISLAALVALGAFSTLNATPLEEAIKNVDFSGFARYRYTSDKVKLNDAKTTNANHRFRFVGTFKAALDDNFFGVLGLRYDSKDGSGFNTDTTDTQSALAVREFYLGYTVGNTTITAGKQFVGTYFDDDLAGTGLRVVNTDISGLTLVGIAFDALETSGIRDYDGKLLPSLNAGGKTNSLNLYGLGAMGSYDIVNFKAWWAYLEDTANLFAADAALKLDFDAVKVGVQGQYVHNESDDNDFGDANFFATKGDVGFFGVGLNAGYIYFKADDNKKSFVTIEDNGKLINPAKIINSVMTSSAQYYNNIKDKNDYWFIGASYKFDKFGVFANYIDGKGYSWQYAKRVDRDEWNVGGNYSYSKKLNFSTFYAAAKEKNGDFRHKQDRIRFEAKYSF, from the coding sequence ATGAAACTCGCTAAAATTTCTTTAGCTGCTTTGGTTGCGCTAGGCGCTTTTTCTACTTTAAATGCTACTCCGCTTGAGGAAGCTATTAAAAACGTAGATTTTTCAGGATTTGCAAGATACAGATATACTAGCGATAAGGTAAAGCTTAACGATGCTAAAACAACTAACGCTAATCATAGATTTAGATTTGTAGGTACTTTTAAAGCTGCTCTTGACGATAATTTCTTCGGCGTACTCGGCCTAAGATACGATTCAAAGGATGGTTCTGGATTTAACACCGACACCACTGATACTCAAAGCGCTCTAGCAGTTAGAGAATTTTACCTTGGCTATACTGTAGGCAACACTACCATTACGGCCGGTAAACAGTTTGTGGGAACATATTTTGATGATGACTTAGCCGGTACGGGCCTAAGAGTAGTTAATACTGATATATCGGGTCTTACTCTAGTAGGCATTGCGTTTGACGCGCTTGAGACCAGCGGTATCCGAGATTACGACGGTAAGTTATTGCCAAGCCTAAACGCGGGCGGTAAAACTAATAGCCTTAACCTTTATGGCTTAGGAGCTATGGGAAGTTATGATATCGTAAATTTCAAAGCTTGGTGGGCATATCTTGAAGATACTGCAAATCTTTTTGCGGCTGATGCTGCCTTGAAGTTAGATTTTGATGCTGTAAAAGTAGGCGTTCAAGGTCAATATGTTCACAATGAATCTGACGATAACGACTTTGGCGATGCAAATTTCTTTGCTACTAAGGGCGACGTAGGATTTTTTGGAGTCGGTTTAAATGCGGGTTATATCTACTTTAAAGCCGACGATAATAAAAAATCGTTTGTAACTATCGAAGATAACGGTAAGCTAATCAACCCTGCTAAGATTATAAACTCTGTGATGACAAGTAGCGCTCAGTACTACAACAATATCAAAGACAAGAATGATTATTGGTTTATCGGAGCTTCGTATAAATTTGACAAATTCGGCGTTTTTGCTAACTATATAGACGGTAAAGGATATAGCTGGCAATACGCAAAAAGAGTTGATAGAGATGAGTGGAACGTCGGCGGTAACTACTCTTACAGCAAAAAACTTAACTTCTCTACATTCTATGCGGCAGCCAAAGAGAAAAACGGAGACTTTAGACACAAACAAGATCGTATAAGATTTGAAGCAAAATATAGCTTCTAA
- a CDS encoding 4Fe-4S ferredoxin, translating into MTADASRRKIFSKILGGKSAQNFIAPPYFCGEFDCAGCDAPCVSACEKELLSFENERVNFKFKSFGCDFCEKCALACEDAGREVLNLKFSSKIQAKFSIDVNACLAWNGTICCSCQDICKFRAIDFFGVFRPSINQKCVGCAQCMEVCFVNSIKMEAL; encoded by the coding sequence ATGACGGCGGACGCTTCGAGGCGTAAAATTTTTTCTAAAATTTTGGGCGGTAAATCCGCTCAAAATTTCATCGCGCCGCCTTATTTTTGCGGCGAATTTGACTGTGCTGGCTGCGACGCGCCTTGCGTTAGCGCCTGCGAAAAAGAGCTTTTGAGCTTTGAAAACGAGAGAGTAAATTTTAAATTTAAATCCTTTGGCTGCGATTTTTGCGAAAAATGCGCGCTAGCTTGCGAGGATGCGGGACGAGAGGTTTTAAATTTAAAATTTTCTTCTAAAATCCAAGCCAAATTTTCCATCGACGTAAATGCCTGCCTTGCTTGGAACGGCACGATTTGTTGTAGCTGCCAAGATATTTGTAAATTTAGGGCGATTGATTTTTTCGGAGTTTTTCGTCCGAGTATAAATCAAAAATGCGTCGGCTGCGCGCAGTGTATGGAGGTTTGCTTCGTGAATTCTATCAAAATGGAGGCATTATGA
- a CDS encoding chaperone NapD — protein MNISSLVVYKKEGASEQEIISQIEQVKGCEVVAAQEGKIVVVMSVENLDEEINRFKTLERLDGVSSAAMIYSYQEDLAADIESVKKSGKISDILLDENIDAKDIVYNGHVGDRVK, from the coding sequence ATGAATATATCAAGTCTGGTCGTCTATAAAAAAGAGGGCGCAAGCGAGCAGGAAATAATCTCGCAAATAGAGCAAGTAAAGGGCTGCGAGGTCGTTGCCGCGCAGGAAGGCAAGATCGTGGTTGTGATGAGCGTGGAAAATTTAGACGAGGAGATAAACCGCTTTAAGACGCTTGAAAGACTTGATGGCGTTAGCAGTGCGGCGATGATTTATAGCTACCAAGAAGACCTCGCCGCCGATATAGAAAGCGTCAAAAAAAGCGGCAAGATAAGCGATATACTGCTCGATGAAAACATCGACGCGAAGGATATCGTATACAATGGTCACGTCGGCGATAGGGTAAAATAA
- the napG gene encoding ferredoxin-type protein NapG: MQNRREALKFGLKAISLVLAGGFIWSTQTTAKAQTLLIRPPGALKEKNFLSECIRCGLCVEACPWDTLRLADLDDGLPYGTPFFTPRKIPCYMCPDIPCTVACPTGALDVKLVSEDNGKLNINKSKMGIAVLDPNFCIAYEGLRCDACYRACPLIDKALKLEYVRNERTQKHAFFKPVVDADYCTGCGMCEQVCVTPKASIFVLPREIGLGSSNEQYVEGWIEGQDKKLKDVTPKDFKGDDKKLNDYLNGGDLL; this comes from the coding sequence ATGCAAAATAGAAGAGAGGCTTTAAAATTCGGGTTAAAGGCGATTAGTTTGGTTCTCGCGGGCGGTTTCATCTGGAGTACGCAAACGACGGCTAAGGCCCAAACTCTACTCATCAGACCGCCCGGCGCGCTAAAAGAGAAAAATTTCCTTAGCGAGTGCATACGATGCGGGCTGTGCGTAGAAGCCTGTCCTTGGGATACGCTTAGGCTTGCGGATTTAGACGACGGGTTGCCTTACGGCACTCCGTTTTTTACGCCGCGTAAAATTCCGTGCTATATGTGCCCGGATATCCCGTGCACGGTCGCCTGTCCGACGGGCGCGTTAGACGTAAAGTTAGTAAGCGAAGATAACGGCAAGCTAAATATAAATAAGTCTAAAATGGGCATCGCGGTGCTGGATCCGAATTTTTGCATCGCTTACGAAGGACTTCGCTGCGACGCTTGCTACCGCGCCTGTCCGCTCATAGATAAGGCTTTAAAACTTGAATACGTTCGCAACGAGCGAACGCAAAAGCATGCGTTTTTTAAACCAGTCGTAGATGCCGACTACTGCACCGGCTGCGGTATGTGCGAGCAAGTTTGCGTGACGCCTAAGGCTTCTATTTTCGTGCTTCCGCGCGAAATAGGGCTGGGATCTAGCAATGAGCAATATGTCGAAGGCTGGATCGAAGGGCAAGATAAAAAGCTAAAAGACGTAACGCCGAAAGATTTTAAAGGCGATGATAAAAAGCTAAACGACTATCTAAACGGCGGAGATTTGCTATGA
- a CDS encoding cytochrome c: MKFTKFSLLACLCIFSFAADEPSYIFEAKGEFAKELKSLVEKYSKDENISINVYEKAPEMDSGGKFLNIGVDSKRRYSIEKGRELYAKNCASCHGEDGSKRAYGSSEKLTNISAEAIEAAFSGYLNDSEYGGNMRNLMKTVAAKTTYNDLGAIIAFLKGKDALLTSDSSTENSDVSTTPTQGSYLK, encoded by the coding sequence ATGAAATTTACTAAATTTTCGCTTTTGGCATGTCTTTGCATTTTTTCTTTTGCAGCCGATGAGCCTAGTTATATATTTGAGGCAAAGGGCGAATTTGCAAAAGAGTTAAAAAGTTTGGTAGAAAAATATTCTAAAGACGAAAACATAAGTATAAACGTTTATGAAAAAGCTCCCGAAATGGATAGCGGAGGCAAATTTTTAAATATCGGCGTAGATAGCAAAAGAAGATATAGCATAGAAAAAGGTCGAGAACTATACGCTAAAAACTGTGCTTCTTGTCATGGTGAAGATGGCAGCAAAAGAGCTTACGGCTCATCAGAAAAGCTAACTAATATAAGCGCTGAGGCTATCGAAGCTGCTTTTTCAGGCTATCTAAACGACTCTGAATACGGTGGAAATATGAGAAATTTAATGAAAACCGTAGCAGCAAAAACGACCTATAATGATTTAGGTGCTATAATAGCTTTTTTAAAGGGTAAGGATGCGCTGCTAACTAGTGACTCATCTACTGAAAATTCTGATGTTTCAACTACTCCAACCCAGGGAAGCTACCTAAAATAA
- a CDS encoding major outer membrane protein, protein MKIAKISLATLVALGAFSTVASATPLEEAIKNVDLSGYARYRYNNVAVKNANGVKDNTTAHHQFKSEFSFKAALDDNFFGVLTLRYNSSDSSAFGADNRTDNTDTTSPFNVKEFYLGYKVGATTITAGKQTIGSFFTDDAVGTGVRVENQDITGLTLTAFAFDALENNNESDGAIYTNAPGIFNNNLYAVAAIGSYDPVSFQLWYASLVDSVNLIIGDVNFSLDITDSVNVGARAQYAHADIDNDVGANFKDTDFYATELGTKLFGADVAAGYIGYKVHDKANGFVSLEDQGSFIEVGEIKSALDYTALQGRGNFWFLKGGYTFADKFRLGGEYSNGKVRDAANVKEKYQEYVARLSYDYSAKLQFSSFYAYEINKHQDSSKDKTKFLRFQAKYSF, encoded by the coding sequence ATGAAGATTGCTAAAATTTCATTGGCAACTTTGGTTGCACTAGGTGCTTTTTCAACCGTAGCGAGTGCTACGCCTCTTGAGGAAGCTATTAAAAACGTAGACCTTTCAGGATATGCTAGATATAGATATAACAATGTAGCAGTCAAAAACGCTAACGGCGTAAAAGATAATACGACTGCACATCATCAGTTTAAGTCAGAATTTTCTTTTAAAGCTGCGCTTGATGATAATTTCTTCGGTGTTTTAACACTTAGATATAATTCATCTGATAGTTCTGCTTTCGGCGCTGACAACAGAACTGACAACACTGATACTACAAGCCCATTTAATGTTAAAGAATTTTACTTAGGATATAAAGTAGGTGCTACTACTATAACTGCAGGTAAACAAACTATAGGTTCATTCTTTACCGATGATGCTGTAGGCACCGGCGTAAGAGTAGAAAATCAAGATATTACCGGCTTGACTCTAACCGCATTTGCATTTGATGCTCTAGAGAACAATAATGAGAGCGACGGTGCTATTTACACTAATGCTCCTGGTATTTTCAATAATAACCTATATGCGGTAGCTGCTATAGGTTCTTATGATCCGGTAAGCTTCCAACTATGGTATGCATCTTTGGTTGATTCGGTTAATCTTATTATAGGCGACGTAAACTTTAGCCTTGATATTACCGATAGCGTTAATGTCGGAGCAAGAGCTCAATATGCTCACGCGGACATAGACAATGATGTAGGCGCAAATTTTAAAGATACCGATTTTTATGCTACTGAGCTTGGTACTAAACTATTTGGTGCTGACGTAGCTGCCGGTTATATTGGATATAAAGTTCATGATAAAGCTAACGGTTTTGTAAGTCTAGAGGATCAAGGTTCATTTATAGAGGTTGGTGAGATAAAATCAGCTCTAGATTATACTGCTCTTCAAGGTAGAGGTAACTTCTGGTTCTTAAAAGGCGGATATACTTTTGCTGATAAATTTAGACTAGGCGGCGAGTACTCTAATGGTAAAGTTAGAGATGCTGCAAACGTAAAAGAGAAGTATCAAGAGTATGTAGCTAGACTATCTTATGATTACAGCGCTAAGCTTCAGTTCTCAAGCTTCTACGCTTATGAAATCAATAAACACCAAGATAGCTCGAAAGATAAGACTAAATTCTTAAGATTCCAAGCTAAATACTCATTCTAA
- a CDS encoding DNA starvation/stationary phase protection protein: MSKVVTQLNQIQADAHALFVKFHDYHWYVKGIQFFSVHEYTEKAYEDMAEIFDDVAERAIQLGGRAITKTEELNKLAHPKTDNKDSYTPTEVLKGVLAEYEHLLGEFKKLEEVAEEAKDSTTVTMAQDQIAKYEKAIWMLKATLA; encoded by the coding sequence ATGTCAAAAGTTGTTACTCAATTAAATCAGATTCAGGCCGATGCTCATGCGTTATTCGTTAAATTTCACGACTATCACTGGTATGTAAAAGGCATTCAGTTCTTTAGCGTTCACGAATACACCGAAAAAGCTTATGAAGATATGGCGGAGATATTCGACGATGTCGCTGAGCGCGCTATACAGCTAGGCGGTAGAGCTATCACTAAAACAGAAGAGCTAAACAAGCTAGCTCATCCAAAAACAGACAACAAGGATAGCTACACCCCAACCGAGGTTTTAAAAGGCGTTTTGGCCGAGTACGAGCACTTGCTAGGCGAATTTAAAAAGCTAGAAGAAGTCGCTGAGGAAGCAAAAGACAGCACGACCGTAACTATGGCGCAAGATCAAATCGCCAAATACGAAAAAGCTATCTGGATGCTAAAAGCTACTTTGGCATAA
- the napH gene encoding quinol dehydrogenase ferredoxin subunit NapH yields the protein MKYLILRRISQILILALFFASNYYGVKILQGNLSSSLLFGVVPLSDPFAVLQLFLAGFSIGSTAVLGAGIILAFYAFIAPRAFCSWICPVNIITETARWFRVKLGYDKDKKFVNFTRDARYYILAFTLFLSLVTGAPAFEGVSYIGIVQRGIIYGGTLWLFVAFGLFAIDAFLGDRLVCSKLCPLGAFYAVVGKFSLLRIEHNAGNCTNCMKCKLICPENQVLGIIGKQSGFIKSSECISCGRCIDVCGDDALKFNIRNLKEKNQ from the coding sequence ATGAAATATTTGATTTTAAGAAGAATAAGTCAAATTTTGATTTTGGCTCTATTTTTTGCGAGTAACTATTACGGAGTTAAAATTTTACAAGGCAATCTTAGCTCGTCTTTGCTATTTGGAGTCGTTCCGCTTAGCGATCCGTTTGCGGTTTTGCAGCTGTTTTTAGCGGGTTTTTCTATCGGCTCTACCGCCGTTTTAGGAGCGGGGATAATACTAGCTTTTTATGCTTTTATCGCTCCTAGAGCCTTTTGTAGCTGGATTTGCCCCGTAAATATCATAACCGAAACGGCTCGTTGGTTTAGGGTAAAGCTAGGTTACGACAAAGATAAAAAATTCGTAAATTTTACGAGAGACGCGAGATATTATATCCTCGCGTTTACGCTTTTTTTATCATTAGTTACGGGCGCGCCGGCATTTGAGGGCGTTAGTTACATAGGTATCGTGCAGCGCGGCATCATCTACGGCGGTACGCTTTGGCTATTCGTTGCGTTTGGGTTGTTTGCGATAGACGCATTTTTGGGCGATAGACTCGTTTGTTCAAAGCTCTGCCCTCTGGGTGCTTTTTATGCGGTCGTCGGCAAATTTTCGCTTTTACGCATAGAGCATAACGCGGGCAATTGCACTAACTGCATGAAATGTAAGCTTATTTGTCCCGAAAATCAAGTGCTGGGCATTATTGGTAAGCAAAGCGGATTTATAAAATCTAGCGAGTGCATTAGCTGCGGACGCTGTATCGACGTTTGCGGCGACGATGCTTTAAAATTTAACATTAGAAATTTAAAGGAGAAAAATCAATGA
- a CDS encoding hydrogenase-4 component G codes for MQTGINALRQNPYTPQAQDSKEAVNSDQKKIREAYANIDAKQLTNSYLANFQDIAGLNSNSNLLSQVWTFSGSANFSDVSGSQSKSANSLEDILSAVDFKTIGYEGKPIWQLSQSEASDLVSENGFFGIANTADRISNFIINAAGDDLEKLQAGKEGMQRGFKEAEKIWGGKLPEISQKTIEKATQSIDKRIAELGGNVLSVQA; via the coding sequence ATGCAAACTGGTATAAACGCTCTACGCCAAAACCCATATACGCCGCAAGCTCAAGATAGCAAGGAAGCGGTAAATTCGGATCAAAAAAAGATACGGGAAGCTTACGCAAATATTGACGCAAAGCAGCTAACAAATAGCTATTTGGCTAATTTTCAAGATATCGCGGGCTTAAATTCGAACTCGAATCTTTTATCTCAAGTTTGGACTTTTAGCGGCTCGGCAAATTTTAGCGATGTATCCGGCTCTCAAAGCAAAAGCGCAAATTCTCTCGAAGATATCTTATCGGCCGTTGATTTTAAGACGATAGGCTACGAGGGCAAACCTATATGGCAACTAAGCCAGAGCGAAGCTAGCGATTTAGTTAGCGAGAATGGATTTTTCGGTATCGCAAATACTGCGGATAGGATTTCAAATTTTATTATCAATGCCGCAGGAGACGATCTGGAAAAATTGCAAGCGGGAAAAGAAGGCATGCAAAGAGGCTTTAAAGAGGCAGAAAAAATTTGGGGCGGCAAGCTGCCTGAAATTTCGCAAAAAACTATAGAAAAGGCCACGCAAAGTATAGATAAAAGAATAGCCGAACTCGGCGGGAACGTCCTTAGTGTTCAAGCTTAA